Genomic DNA from Catellatospora sp. TT07R-123:
GGCCGGACGCGCTGACCGAGGCGTCGACGTAGCCGACGGCATACGAGCCGGGCACGGACGTGTCGGCGGCGGCCGCCGGGGCGGCGGTGCCGATCAGGGCGCCGGTGAGCAGCGTGAGGACGAGGATCGCTCGCCTGAACATAGATGCTCCTCTATTAGGGAACTGGTTCCCACAGTGGAACATCGTTTCCTCAAGAGAAACAAGACTGTCGATGTGCCAACGTCAGACGGGACCTCCCGCCGCCGCCAGCCGGTCCAGGGCCTCGGCCTGGTCCACCACGTCGGCGTACTTGGCGTCCAGGTCGAACAGGTTCGCCTCGTGCGGCCCGGGGTCGCGGTCGGCGCACGCCTGGCGCACCACCATCGGCCGGAACCCGTGCTGGAGCGCGTCCACCGCGGTCGCCCGGACGCACCCGCTGGTCGAGAACCCGCCGATCACCACGGTGTCCACCCCGTTGGCGGTCAGCCACGCCGCCAGCGCGGTGCCCGCGAACGCGCTGGCGTAGTGCTTGAGCACCACATGCTCGCCCGGGGCGGGGGCCAGCGCGGCCGGGAACTCCCCCAGCGGCCCGCCCGCCGCGAACACCGACAGCACCGGCACCTTCGCGGCGAACAGCGGCGCCTCGGCACAGCTGGCGTCGGCGTACCGGACGCCGGTCAGCACCACCGGCGCCCCGGCCGCCCGCGCGGCCGCGAGCAGGCCCGCCATCGCGGCCACCGCGGCGTCCCCGGTGTCCAGGCGCAGCGGCGACCCGTCCGCCGTGTACGCCACCACCGGGTCGACCAGCAGCAGCGCGGGCCGCCGCCCCCAGCCCAGCCGCCGCGCGAACCCGGCGGCGGCGTAGTCGGCGTCCAGG
This window encodes:
- a CDS encoding isochorismatase family protein, which translates into the protein MALDADYAAAGFARRLGWGRRPALLLVDPVVAYTADGSPLRLDTGDAAVAAMAGLLAAARAAGAPVVLTGVRYADASCAEAPLFAAKVPVLSVFAAGGPLGEFPAALAPAPGEHVVLKHYASAFAGTALAAWLTANGVDTVVIGGFSTSGCVRATAVDALQHGFRPMVVRQACADRDPGPHEANLFDLDAKYADVVDQAEALDRLAAAGGPV